The Bradyrhizobium guangxiense genomic sequence TCACCTTCACCGGCTCGCCTGGCGTCGGCCGCGGAATCATGAAAGGCGCGGCCGGCAATTTCAAGCGCGTCTCGCTCGAGCTGGGCGGCAAGTCGGCCAACGTCATTTTCGACGATGCGGATCTCGAAGCGGCGAGCAAGGCTGCCGCCTCCGGCATCTTCTTCAATGCCGGCCAGGTCTGCTCCGCGGGCTCCCGCGTGCTGGTGCAGGAGGGGGCCTATGACGAGGTGGTCGAGCGGCTGGCGGCCCGCGCGAAGGCGCTCAGGATCGGCGATCCGCTCGATCGCAAGACGGCGCTCGGCCCCGTCATCTCCGAGAAGCAGATGAAGTCGATCCTCGACTATGTCGATATCGGCCGGAAGGAGGGCGCGAGCCTCGTCACCGGCGGAACGCGCGTCGGCGAGCGCGGCTATTTCATCAGCCCGACCGTATTCGCCGATGTCGCGCACGAGATGCGGATCTCGCAGGAGGAGATTTTCGGCCCCGTCGTCAGCGTCATCAAGTTCAAGGACGAGGCCGACGCCTTGAGAATCGCCAACGGCACGGCCTACAGCCTCGCCGCCGGGGTCTGGAGCCGCGACATCGGCAAGCTGCAGCGCTTCGCCAAGCGGGCGCGTGCCGGCACGGTCTGGATGAACACCTATGGCTACACCGACGTTCGCCTGCCCTGGGGCGGGGAGCGCGACTCCGGCCTCGGCCGCGAGCACGGCACCGCCGCGATCGACAATTTCACCGAGCCGAAGGCGGTGTGGATGAATCTGGCCGTCTGAGTACCTCCCGACCGGCCACGACTGGAGCCCGCCTGATCGTTCGGTCAGGCGGGCTCATTTTCGAGATCGATAAAATTGATTGTATTCGGCTCAGCGGCCGCAAACCCTCTCGACAGGAACCACGGCGCCTTAAACCAGAGCTTTGGAACCAACCTGCATCCTGCCCGCAAAAGGGCAGGGCATTATCATGTCAATTTTCAGGGAGATCGTCGTGGCGGTTGCGGGAGTTTACGCGCTCCTGCTCGCTTGCGACGCATTGTTCGGCGTCGGCGAGACGCGCTTCGACGACAACTATTATAGCGCCAGCTTCTATGCGCCGCGGCCGAAGGAGTTTCGGTTTGCAGACGGGATCACGCCGGCCGCCCGGGTCAGCGAGGCGTTCGCACAGTTTGCGCCGAGCGATGCAAAACCGAACAGGCGCTACTCGTCTCTGGCCACGGTCATCCGCTAACGCGCCTCACTCGCCTTGAATCCATTCCGCGAGGCCGCGCCACAGCGTGTCGCGGTGCGTGGGGCGGAAGAAGCCGAAATGGGAGATGCCCTTGGTACCGACATCCGACGGCCTCACCGTCAGCACCTCCGGCTTGATCGCGGAGAATCCGCTCGCGAGCAGCTCGACCGCCGGCCGCGTCGCCCAGGGATCGTCGGAGAAGCACAATGCCCGCAGCTCGCCTTTGAACTTCGTGAAGTTCTCCAGCGTCGGCAGCTTGGAATCGAAGAGATAGCGGGGGCTCGAGACCCACTCGGCCCATTGCAGGAAGACGCCCTTGGGTAGATCCTCGCCGACACCGGCCCAGCCCGGCGCATAGCCGAGTGCGTGGGTGAGCGGCACACCGACGAAGTTCATGAAGGCGAAGACGCGGTATTTTTCTGGCGCGGTCATCAGCCGCCAGGTTGCGGCCTGCGAGGCCACGAACGCGGCCCGTGAAATTTCGCTGTTGTTTTCGATCAGCCCGAGTGCTTGGCCGCCGAAGGAATGGCCGACATAGGCAAGGGGCAGCCCATGATAGCGCTCGCGCATCCAGCGCACCGCGGCGGTGACGTCGAGCGCCGCCCAGTCCGACATCGAGGCCTTGAAGCCGACCAGCGATTTCGGCCGGTTGTAGCCGACCATCGCCGGCAGCCGGGAATCGCCGATGCCGCGATAATCGTAGGTCAGGACCGCACAGCCGCGATGGGATAGGAGGCAAAGCCACGATAGATCTTTCGCGGGACGGCGGTCGCCGAGTTGATCAGCACGGCATGGCGCTTGCCGCCCCGCGGCAGGAACAGAGTGCCGGAGAGCGCATACCCGTCGGTCGCCGGGAAGCTGATCTCGTCGATGAAAACGTCGTCCGGTGCCGCGTCCATGGGCAGAAGGTATCCTGCCAGTTTCTTCGCCGTTTCCCAGCAAATGCGAATTTGGCTTTTCCTGCAAGGGCTTGCAGTGCGAAGCGGATTTACAACTGGCGATGTCGTGCCAGCCTGTGTATAAGGCGGCCCTCGCAACCCCTAGATCAGGTTGTGCTTTTTGCTTTCACGGAGAGATTGCGATGTCCGAGCGGTGGACGCCCGAGTCCTGGCGCAGCAAGCCGGTGCTACAGGTGCCCGAATATCCCGACGCCAAGGCCTTGGCCGACGTCGAGGCGCAGCTTGCGACGTTTCCGCCGCTGGTGTTCGCGGGTGAGGCGCGCAATCTGAAGAAGGCCTTGGGCCGCGTTGCGGCCGGAGAGGCCTTCCTGCTCCAGGGTGGCGACTGCGCCGAGAGTTTCGCCGAGCACGGCGCCAACAACATTCGCGATTTCTTCCGCGTGCTGCTGCAGATGGCGGTGGTGCTGACCTATGCCGGCGCGCTGCCGGTGGTGAAGGTCGGCCGCATCGCCGGCCAGTTCGCAAAACCGCGATCCTCGCCGACCGAGAAGGTGAACGGCGTCGAGCTGCCGAGCTATCGCGGCGACATCGTCAACGACATCGCCTTCACCAGGGAGGCGCGCGTCCCCGATCCGCAGCGCCAGCTGATGGCCTATCGCCAGTCGGCCGCGACGCTGAACCTGCTGCGCGCGTTCGCCACCGGCGGCTTCGCCAATCTCGGCAGCGTGCATCAATGGATGCTCGGCTTCCTCAAGGATTCTCCGCAGTCCCGCCGCTACAAGGAGCTGGCCGACCGCATCTCGGACGCGCTCAACTTCATGCGTGCCTGCGGCCTCGACCTCGAGAGCCATCCGGAGCTGCGCGCCACCGATTTCTACACCAGCCACGAGGCGCTGCTGCTCGGCTACGAGCAGGCCATGACCCGCGTCGATTCCACCACAGGCGACTGGTACGCGACCTCGGGCCACATGCTCTGGATCGGCGACCGCACCCGCCAGCTCGATCACGGACACGTCGAATATTTCCGCGGCATCAAGAACCCGATCGGGTTGAAATGCGGCCCGTCGTTGAAGCCCGACGAGCTGTTGAAGCTGATCGACGTGCTCAGCCCCGACAACGAGCCCGGCCGGCTGACGCTGATCGGCCGCTTCGGCTCGGACAAGATCGGCGAGCATCTGCCGAACATGATCCGCGCCGTGAAGCGCGAGGGCCGGGTGGTTGTCTGGTCCTGCGATCCCATGCACGGCAACACGATCACTTCGACGTCGGGCTACAAGACGCGCCCGTTCGACCGTATTCTGTCCGAGGTGAAGTCGTTCTTCGCGATCCATGCCGCCGAAGGCACCCATGCCGGCGGCGTGCATCTGGAAATGACGGGGCAGGATGTCACCGAATGCCTCGGCGGCGCCCGCGCGATCACCGACGAGGACCTCAACGACCGCTACCACACGGTCTGCGATCCCCGTCTCAACGCCGAGCAATCCATCGACATGGCTTTCCTGGTGGCGGAACTCCTCAAGCAGGAGCGCGCCGGCAAGCCCCAGCCGATGCCGGTCGCAGCGGGGCTCTAAAACCTTGCTGCGGATCTGGAAGGCCACGATCAATTCCCGTAACGGGCTGGCCTTTGCGTTTGGATCGGAGCAGGCCGTCCGCGAGGAGATCTTTGCGCTCCTGCTGTCGGTGCCGCTCGCCTGGTTCATCGGTGCGACCGCGATGCGCGCGGTCGAGCTGGTTTGTGCCGTTGCGTTCGTGCTGGTCGTCGAGCTGCTCAACACCGCGATCGAGAAGCTCGCCGACCGCCTGACCATGGACCACGACAAGCAGATTGGGCGGGTCAAGGACATGGGCTCGGCCGCGGTCGGCGTGGCGCTGCTGATGGCCGGCGCGTTCTGGATCTTCGCCATCGTCGAGCGGTTGGGTTTCGTCTAGCAAGGATCGAAAAAGGGCGGCCATGACCGAACGTCTCAACGCATTCGCGGTCACGCTCGCCCAGCTCAATCCGGTCATGGGCGACATCGAGGGCAATGCCGCCAAGGCGCGGGCTGCGCGCGTCCAGGCGATCGCCGACGGCGCCGATCTCGTGCTGTTGCCGGAATTGTTCATCGCCGGCTCCCCGCCGGAAGACCTCGTGCAGAAGCCGGCCTTCCAGGCGGCCTGCCGCGCCGCGATCGAAGCCCTGGCGCGCGAGACCGCCGATGGCGGGCCGGCAATGCTGGTCGGCACGCCCTGGGTCGAGGACGGCAGGCTCTACAATGCCTGCGCACTGCTCGACGGCGGCCGCATCGCGAGCCTGCGCTTCAAATGCAATCTGCCGAACTACGGCGTGTTCGACGAGAAGCGGCTGTTCTCGCGCGGCCCTGCTGCAGGCCCGGTGACCGTGCGCGGCGTGCGCATCGGCGTGCCGATCTGCGAGGACATCTGGCTGGAAGAGTCCGAAGACTACGAGAACGTGGTCGAGACGCTCGCCGAAACCGGCGCCGAGATCATCCTGGTGCCGAACGGGTCGCCCTACGCCCGCGACAAGAACGATGTGCGCCTGTCGGTCGCGGTGGCGCGCGTCACGGAGAGCGGGCTGCCGCTGATCTATCTCAACCAAATCGGCGGCCAGGACGAGCTGGTGTTCGACGGCGCGTCCTTCGCCCTCAATGGTGACCTCTCGTTGGCGGCGCAGCTGCCGGCATTTGAGGAGAGCATCGTCACGCTGCGCTTCACCCGCAACGGCGACGATTGGCGCTGCACAGGGCCGATTGCAGAGCAGCCGGAGGGCGACAAGGCCGACTACGCCGCATGCGTGCTGGGCTTGCGCGACTATGTCAGCAAGAACGGCTTTCCCGGCGTGCTGCTTGGCATCTCCGGCGGCATCGATTCCGCACTGTGTGCAGCCATCGCGGTCGATGCGCTCGGCGCCGACCAGGTGCATGGCGTGATGCTGCCCTATCGCTACACCGCCGCACACTCGATTGCGGACGCCGGTGAGCTCGCCGGCCATCTCGGCATCCGCTACGAGGTCTTGCCGATCGCGGAAGCCGTGAACGGGTTCGAGACCATCCTGTCGGGCCTCTTCAAGAATCTGCCGCCTGACGTCACCGAGGAGAATCTCCAGGCCCGCACCCGCGGCACGCTCTTGATGGCGATCTCCAACAAAACCGGCCTGATGGTGGTGACGACGGGCAACAAGTCCGAGATGTCGGTCGGCTACGCCACGCTCTATGGCGACATGAATGGCGGCTTCAATCCGATCAAGGACATCTACAAGACGCAGGTGTTCCGGCTGGCAAGCCTGCGCAACAGCTGGAAGCCCGACGGCGCGCTCGGACCTGCCGGCGAGGTGATCCCGCCCGACATCATCACGCGGCCGCCGACCGCCGAACTGCGCGAGAACCAGCGTGACGAGGACTCGCTGCCGCCTTACGACGTGCTCGATGCCATCCTGGAGCGTCTCGTCGAGCGCGAGCAGCCGCTGGATCAGATCATCGCCGCCGGCTTCGACCGCGAGACCGTCACGCGCATCGACCATCTGCTCAACGTCGCCGAATACAAGCGCCGCCAGGCCGCGCCCGGCGTGAAGGTGACGCCCAGGATTTTCGGCCGCGACCGCCGCTATCCCATCACCAACCGCTTTCGCGACAAGGGCGAGAAGCAGCCCGCGCCCGACGAGGCGCTGGCGTCGCGCGGCAGCAAGGCGTCGATCGACGCGTTCGAGGGGTGAGCGACTTCCCTCCTGAGCCGCAAGCGAGATGAGCGTTGTTGTGCCCTCGCCCCTTGTGGGAGAGGGCAGCTCCGCAACTGCAACAAACTCACCCGGGTGAGGGGTTGTCTCCGCGTTCACAGATGTGAGCGCTGAGAGAACCCTCATCCGGCGCTTCGCGCCACCTTCTCCCACAAGGGGAGAAGGGGACACCTATTTCTGCTGCTGCGGCAGGAAGGTCGGGCCGACCGAGCG encodes the following:
- a CDS encoding class II 3-deoxy-7-phosphoheptulonate synthase, translating into MSERWTPESWRSKPVLQVPEYPDAKALADVEAQLATFPPLVFAGEARNLKKALGRVAAGEAFLLQGGDCAESFAEHGANNIRDFFRVLLQMAVVLTYAGALPVVKVGRIAGQFAKPRSSPTEKVNGVELPSYRGDIVNDIAFTREARVPDPQRQLMAYRQSAATLNLLRAFATGGFANLGSVHQWMLGFLKDSPQSRRYKELADRISDALNFMRACGLDLESHPELRATDFYTSHEALLLGYEQAMTRVDSTTGDWYATSGHMLWIGDRTRQLDHGHVEYFRGIKNPIGLKCGPSLKPDELLKLIDVLSPDNEPGRLTLIGRFGSDKIGEHLPNMIRAVKREGRVVVWSCDPMHGNTITSTSGYKTRPFDRILSEVKSFFAIHAAEGTHAGGVHLEMTGQDVTECLGGARAITDEDLNDRYHTVCDPRLNAEQSIDMAFLVAELLKQERAGKPQPMPVAAGL
- a CDS encoding aldehyde dehydrogenase family protein; translated protein: MSVAYDFAPSPATEFMARPQHLLIDGRRVPASSGRSFTSLNPATGQVIATIAEGGEADVEHAVAAARRAFEGPWRTMRASERGQILLRWAELLKRNAEEIIELESIDAGKPIAATTRQDFPAAVDTLIYYAGWADKISGDVVPVRDDALTYTMREPVGVVAAIVPWNFPLMIGMWKLAPALACGCTIVMKPAELTSLSALRIAELALEAGLPAGVFNVVTGPGRVVGDALVNHPDVDKVTFTGSPGVGRGIMKGAAGNFKRVSLELGGKSANVIFDDADLEAASKAAASGIFFNAGQVCSAGSRVLVQEGAYDEVVERLAARAKALRIGDPLDRKTALGPVISEKQMKSILDYVDIGRKEGASLVTGGTRVGERGYFISPTVFADVAHEMRISQEEIFGPVVSVIKFKDEADALRIANGTAYSLAAGVWSRDIGKLQRFAKRARAGTVWMNTYGYTDVRLPWGGERDSGLGREHGTAAIDNFTEPKAVWMNLAV
- a CDS encoding NAD+ synthase is translated as MTERLNAFAVTLAQLNPVMGDIEGNAAKARAARVQAIADGADLVLLPELFIAGSPPEDLVQKPAFQAACRAAIEALARETADGGPAMLVGTPWVEDGRLYNACALLDGGRIASLRFKCNLPNYGVFDEKRLFSRGPAAGPVTVRGVRIGVPICEDIWLEESEDYENVVETLAETGAEIILVPNGSPYARDKNDVRLSVAVARVTESGLPLIYLNQIGGQDELVFDGASFALNGDLSLAAQLPAFEESIVTLRFTRNGDDWRCTGPIAEQPEGDKADYAACVLGLRDYVSKNGFPGVLLGISGGIDSALCAAIAVDALGADQVHGVMLPYRYTAAHSIADAGELAGHLGIRYEVLPIAEAVNGFETILSGLFKNLPPDVTEENLQARTRGTLLMAISNKTGLMVVTTGNKSEMSVGYATLYGDMNGGFNPIKDIYKTQVFRLASLRNSWKPDGALGPAGEVIPPDIITRPPTAELRENQRDEDSLPPYDVLDAILERLVEREQPLDQIIAAGFDRETVTRIDHLLNVAEYKRRQAAPGVKVTPRIFGRDRRYPITNRFRDKGEKQPAPDEALASRGSKASIDAFEG
- a CDS encoding diacylglycerol kinase — protein: MLRIWKATINSRNGLAFAFGSEQAVREEIFALLLSVPLAWFIGATAMRAVELVCAVAFVLVVELLNTAIEKLADRLTMDHDKQIGRVKDMGSAAVGVALLMAGAFWIFAIVERLGFV